A window of the Cucurbita pepo subsp. pepo cultivar mu-cu-16 chromosome LG01, ASM280686v2, whole genome shotgun sequence genome harbors these coding sequences:
- the LOC111810195 gene encoding protein ELC-like, with protein MVPSPSHSDPLPPNPQIIQQFLSSVLSQRGPSALPYSEDTKWLIRQHLVSLTTAFPSLVPRTATFTHNDGRSINLLQSDGTVPMSFQGVTYNIPVVIWLMESYPRHPPCVYVNPTRDMIIKRSHPHVNPSGMVSIPYLQNWIYPSSNLVELVRNLSVMFGRDPPLYSQRRPNPNPSPSPSPSPSPSSSFGRNSANSSIASNMGAAAFPRPGIPPRAYPPSPYGSGNDVASVARLQPHTEDPNEVFKRNAISKLVEMVHSDIVGIRKTREAEMEGLFGAQGVLRQRQEELDKGLKEMQDEKEGLEQKLQMVLMNADVLEAWLRDNEGKISSDFQADDAFECVDVLSKQMLECTASDLAIEDVIYSLDKAVQDGAIQFDQYLRNVRLLSREQFFHRATAAKVRASQLQTQVANMASRISQYTNG; from the coding sequence CCGATCCCTTGCCGCCGAATCCTCAGATAATCCAGCAGTTCCTCAGCTCCGTCCTCTCTCAGCGCGGCCCTTCCGCGCTCCCCTACTCCGAAGACACCAAGTGGCTGATCCGCCAGCACTTGGTTTCCCTCACCACCGCCTTCCCGTCTTTGGTCCCTCGTACTGCAACTTTCACGCATAACGATGGCCGATCCATCAACCTTCTGCAATCCGACGGCACCGTTCCCATGTCCTTCCAAGGTGTTACCTACAACATTCCGGTTGTTATTTGGCTCATGGAGTCGTATCCTAGGCACCCCCCTTGCGTTTACGTGAACCCAACTCGGGATATGATCATCAAGCGCTCCCATCCTCATGTTAATCCCTCCGGTATGGTCTCGATCCCTTATTTGCAAAATTGGATTTATCCGAGCTCTAATTTGGTTGAATTGGTTCGTAATTTGAGCGTTATGTTCGGTCGCGACCCTCCACTTTATTCTCAACGGAGGCCGAATCCTAACCCTAGCCCTAGCCCTAGCCCTTCTCCGAGTCCTAGTTCTAGTTTTGGGCGTAATAGTGCGAATTCTTCGATTGCTTCAAATATGGGGGCTGCTGCTTTCCCACGCCCTGGAATTCCGCCGAGGGCTTACCCGCCGTCGCCCTATGGTAGTGGTAATGATGTTGCTTCTGTCGCGCGTCTACAGCCTCATACGGAGGATCCCAATGAAGTTTTCAAACGAAATGCTATTAGTAAGCTTGTGGAGATGGTGCATAGCGATATTGTGGGGATAAGAAAGACTAGGGAGGCTGAGATGGAAGGTCTTTTTGGTGCACAGGGAGTGTTGAGACAGAGGCAGGAGGAGCTAGACAAAGGTTTGAAAGAGATGCAAGATGAGAAGGAGGGTTTAGAGCAGAAACTACAGATGGTTTTGATGAATGCCGATGTTTTGGAAGCTTGGTTGAGGGACAACGAGGGTAAGATTAGCAGTGATTTCCAAGCGGATGACGCATTTGAATGTGTCGATGTGCTTTCAAAGCAAATGCTCGAGTGTACTGCCTCGGATTTGGCAATAGAAGACGTTATATATTCATTGGATAAGGCTGTGCAGGATGGGGCGATACAATTCGATCAGTACTTGAGGAATGTGAGGTTGTTGTCAAGGGAACAGTTTTTTCACCGCGCTACTGCTGCCAAAGTCAGGGCATCTCAATTGCAAACTCAAGTTGCTAACATGGCTTCCCGGATTTCTCAATATACTAATGGCTGA